A window of the Alnus glutinosa chromosome 4, dhAlnGlut1.1, whole genome shotgun sequence genome harbors these coding sequences:
- the LOC133866762 gene encoding serpin-ZX-like — protein MDLRESISNQTDVALGIAKRLLLSEGKDSNLVFSPLSIQVVLSLVAAGAKGSTLDQLLSFLKSKSIDHLNSLSSQLVAVVLADGSPSGGPRLSFANGVWLDKSLSLKPSFKQVVDNFYKATLDQVDFQTKAAEVTSQVNMWAEKETSGLIKEVLPSGSVDNTTRLIFANALYFKGAWNKKFDASATKEYDFHLLNGSSVQVPFMISKKKQFVSSFDGFKVLGLPYKQGEDKRRFTMYFFLPDPKDGLPALVEKVGSESSFLDRHLPHQEIEVGDFRLPRFKISFGFEASNIMKGLGLVLPFSAEGDLTEMVDSQVGQNLYVSSIFHKSFIEVNEEGTEAAAASAAVISLRGLPLNEKIDFVADHPFLFLIREDLTGSVLFIGHVLNPLAG, from the exons ATGGACCTCCGAGAATCGATCAGCAACCAAACCGACGTCGCTTTGGGGATCGCCAAGCGGCTACTGCTGAGCGAAGGCAAGGACTCGAACCTGGTGTTCTCGCCGCTGTCGATCCAGGTGGTGCTGAGCCTGGTCGCGGCGGGGGCCAAGGGCTCCACCCTGGACCAGCTGCTCTCGTTCCTCAAGTCCAAGTCCATCGACCACCTCAACTCCCTCTCTTCCCAGCTCGTAGCCGTGGTCCTCGCCGACGGCAGTCCCAGCGGTGGGCCGCGCTTGTCCTTCGCAAATGGGGTTTGGCTCGACAAGTCCCTCTCTCTCAAGCCCTCTTTTAAACAGGTTGTGGACAATTTTTATAAGGCCACTCTGGATCAAGTTGATTTTCAGACCAAG GCTGCTGAAGTGACTAGTCAAGTGAATATGTGGGCTGAAAAGGAGACCAGCGGCCTTATCAAAGAGGTTCTTCCTTCTGGGTCTGTTGACAACACAACAAGGCTCATCTTTGCAAATGCACTATACTTCAAAGGAGCTTGGAATAAGAAGTTTGATGCATCAGCAACAAAAGAATATGATTTCCACCTTCTCAATGGGAGCTCAGTTCAAGTGCCCTTCATGATTAGCAAGAAGAAGCAGTTTGTTAGCTCCTTTGATGGTTTCAAAGTTCTTGGACTTCCTTATAAACAAGGTGAGGATAAGCGCCGCTTTACCATGTACTTCTTTCTTCCAGACCCAAAAGATGGGTTGCCAGCTCTGGTAGAGAAAGTGGGTTCTGAATCTAGTTTCTTGGATCGCCACCTTCCACACCAAGAAATAGAAGTGGGTGACTTTAGGCTCCCAAGGTTTAAGATATCTTTTGGGTTTGAAGCTTCCAATATCATGAAGGGATTAGGACTGGTGTTGCCTTTCTCTGCTGAAGGAGATTTGACAGAAATGGTTGACTCACAAGTAGGTCAGAACCTATATGTTTCAAGCATCTTCCATAAATCTTTCATTGAAGTTAATGAAGAAGGAACAGAAGCTGCAGCTGCTTCTGCCGCTGTTATATCACTGAGAGGCCTGCCCCTCAATGAAAAGATAGACTTTGTGGCTGACCACCCATTTTTGTTTCTAATCAGAGAAGATTTGACTGGGTCGGTGCTGTTTATTGGACATGTGCTCAATCCTCTTGCAGGCTGA
- the LOC133866961 gene encoding serpin-ZX-like, with protein MDLKKLNVGQSDVALGIAKRLLQGKEGKNPNLVFSPLSIQALLSLVAAGAKGSTLDQLLSFLRAKSIDKLNAFASQLVPLVLADGSPRGGPRLSFANGIWLDKSASLRPSFKQVVDTVYMASLAQVDFRTKAAEVTSEVNSWVEKKTNGLIKEVLPPGSVDSKTLLILANALYFKGAWEEKFDASKTKEDDFHLLNGSSVQVPFMTSKERQLVSAFDGFKVLRLPYKRGKVLKDKRRFSMYLFLPDSKDGLPALVEKLGSESGFLDRHIPHKKKKVGDFMIPRFNISFGFEASNVLKGLGLVLPFSSTKADLTEMVGRRDFYVSSILHKSFVEVNEEGTEAAATSVTKMVGGGCPFFIKEDKIDFVADHPFLFLIREDTTRTILFIGHVFNPPEGRASSLPPKGKRKRKDLNNNKKKNALHIRK; from the exons ATGGACCTTAAAAAATTGAACGTCGGCCAAAGCGACGTCGCTCTGGGGATCGCGAAGCGGTTACTGCAGGGCAAAGAAGGCAAAAACCCGAACCTGGTGTTCTCGCCGCTGTCGATCCAAGCGTTGCTGAGCCTGGTCGCGGCGGGGGCCAAGGGCAGCACCCTGGACCAGCTTCTCTCGTTCCTCAGGGCCAAGTCCATTGACAAGCTCAACGCCTTCGCTTCCCAGCTCGTACCCTTGGTTTTGGCCGACGGCAGTCCCAGAGGTGGGCCGCGCTTGTCCTTCGCCAATGGGATTTGGCTCGACAAGTCCGCGTCTCTCAGGCCCTCTTTCAAACAGGTCGTGGACACTGTTTATATGGCCTCTCTTGCTCAGGTTGATTTTCGGACCAAG GCTGCAGAAGTGACAAGTGAAGTCAATTCATGGGTTGAAAAGAAGACTAATGGGCTTATCAAAGAGGTTCTTCCTCCTGGGTCTGTTGACAGCAAAACCTTACTCATCCTTGCAAATGCACTCTACTTCAAAGGAGCTTGGGAGGAGAAGTTTGACGCATCAAAAACGAAAGAAGATGATTTCCACCTTCTTAATGGAAGCTCGGTTCAAGTGCCATTCATGACTAGCAAGGAGAGGCAGCTTGTTAGTGCCTTTGATGGTTTCAAAGTCCTTAGACTACCTTACAAGCGAGGTAAGGTCCTTAAGGATAAGCGCCGCTTTTCCATGTACTTGTTTCTTCCAGATTCAAAAGATGGGTTGCCAGCTCTGGTAGAGAAATTGGGTTCTGAATCTGGGTTCTTGGATCGCCACATCCCtcacaaaaagaagaaagtggGCGACTTCATGATCCCAAGGTTTAATATATCTTTTGGGTTCGAAGCTTCAAATGTTTTAAAGGGATTAGGATTGGTGTTGCCTTTCTCTAGTACGAAAGCAGATCTAACAGAAATGGTAGGACGTCGGGACTTCTATGTTTCAAGTATTTTACATAAATCCTTCGTTGAAGTTAACGAAGAAGGCACAGAAGCTGCAGCAACTTCTGTCACAAAGATGGTGGGAGGAGGCTGCCCATTCTTCATTAAAGAAGATAAGATAGACTTTGTGGCTGATCACCCATTTTTGTTCCTGATCAGAGAAGATACCACTAGGACGATTCTGTTCATTGGACATGTGTTCAATCCTCCTGAAGGCAGGGCCAGCTCGTTGCCTCCCAAagggaagagaaaaagaaaagatctcAACAAcaataagaagaaaaatgcCTTACATATTAGAAAATAA
- the LOC133867397 gene encoding serpin-ZX-like: protein MDFQELKGRQSNVALGIAKRLLQDEEGKNSNLVFSPLSIQTLLSLVAAGAKGSTLDQLLSFLSAESIDQLNAFASLLVPLVSADGSPSGGPRLSFANGLWLDKSASLRPSFKQVVDTVYKATLAQVDFRTKAEEVTSEVNSWVEKKTNGLIKEVLSPRSVNCNTLLILANALYFKGAWEEKFDASKTKEDDFHLLNGSLVQVPFMTSQNRQLVSAFDGFKVLRLPYKRGKVLEDKCHFSMYLFLPDSKDGLSALVEKVGSESGFLDRHIPHKKKRVGDFMIPRFNISFGFNASNVLKGLGLVLPFSSTEADLTEMVGRRDFYVSSIFHKSYIEVNEEGTEAASSVAAMMGRCSRRILKEDKIDFVADHPFLFLIREHTTGTVLFIGHVFNPLEGSASSLPSK from the exons ATGGATTTTCAAGAATTGAAGGGCCGCCAAAGCAACGTCGCTCTGGGGATTGCGAAGCGGTTATTGCAGGACGAAGAAGGCAAAAACTCGAACCTGGTTTTCTCGCCGCTGTCGATCCAAACGTTGCTGAGCCTGGTCGCGGCGGGGGCCAAGGGCAGCACCCTGGACCAGCTTCTCTCGTTCCTCAGTGCCGAGTCTATTGACCAGCTCAACGCCTTCGCTTCCCTGCTCGTACCCTTGGTTTCGGCCGACGGCAGTCCCAGCGGTGGGCCGCGCTTGTCCTTCGCCAATGGGCTTTGGCTCGACAAGTCCGCGTCTCTCAGGCCCTCTTTCAAACAGGTCGTGGACACTGTTTATAAGGCCACTCTTGCTCAGGTTGATTTTCGGACCAAG GCTGAGGAAGTGACGAGTGAAGTCAATTCTTGGGTTGAAAAGAAGACTAATGGGCTTATCAAAGAGGTTCTTTCTCCTAGGTCTGTTAACTGCAATACCTTGCTCATCCTTGCAAATGCACTCTACTTCAAAGGAGCTTGGGAGGAGAAGTTTGACGCATCAAAAACGAAAGAAGATGATTTCCACCTTCTTAATGGGAGCTTGGTTCAAGTGCCGTTCATGACTAGCCAGAACAGGCAGCTTGTTAGTGCCTTTGATGGTTTCAAAGTCCTTAGACTACCTTACAAGCGAGGTAAGGTCCTTGAGGATAAGTGCCACTTTTCCATGTACTTGTTTCTTCCAGATTCAAAAGATGGGTTGTCAGCTCTGGTAGAGAAAGTGGGTTCTGAATCTGGGTTCTTGGATCGCCACATCCCTCACAAAAAGAAGAGAGTGGGCGACTTCATGATCCCAAGGTTTAATATATCTTTTGGGTTCAACGCTTCAAACGTTTTAAAGGGACTAGGATTGGTGTTGCCTTTCTCTAGTACGGAAGCAGATCTAACAGAAATGGTAGGACGTCGGGACTTCTATGTTTCAAGTATATTTCATAAATCCTATATTGAAGTTAACGAAGAAGGCACAGAAGCTGCAAGTTCTGTCGCAGCAATGATGGGAAGATGCAGCCGCCGCATCCTTAAAGAAGATAAGATAGACTTTGTGGCTGATCACCCATTTTTGTTCCTGATTAGAGAACATACCACTGGGACGGTACTGTTCATTGGACATGTGTTCAATCCTCTTGAAGGCAGCGCCAGCTCATTGCCTTCCAAGTGA